One Streptococcus gallolyticus subsp. gallolyticus DSM 16831 DNA window includes the following coding sequences:
- a CDS encoding tetratricopeptide repeat protein, with protein MKKKYYLLLGTIIFIILVVIGYKAVSISDDSVGKAVTESNITAEDLTKAALYFKNTSEQTDTNEYDLEYKFAKAAAELGNADAMLYMGEMYQGNKISQAAKGDNVQSAIEWWEKAAENGQPRGYTNIGLLYMHESIPGGGEDFGDIEYNAKTAIKYYRKAAKMDDFKAYRYLGLAYQAGVGVTQNDEKAYENFKKAADLGDSTGQLYQADYLLEGKGTTQDVTTAISLYQDLIDNEAHDKATAAYQLGAIYQEGIYTAADIEKAKSYYQLALDTATEENNTELVTKASQALEALG; from the coding sequence ATGAAAAAGAAATACTATTTATTATTAGGCACTATAATTTTTATAATTTTAGTAGTTATTGGTTATAAAGCCGTATCTATATCAGATGATTCTGTAGGAAAAGCTGTTACGGAATCCAATATTACTGCTGAAGACTTAACAAAAGCTGCCTTGTATTTTAAAAATACTAGCGAGCAGACTGATACTAATGAATATGATTTAGAATATAAGTTTGCAAAAGCAGCAGCAGAACTAGGAAATGCCGATGCCATGCTCTATATGGGTGAAATGTATCAAGGAAATAAGATTAGTCAAGCTGCCAAAGGTGATAATGTTCAGAGTGCTATTGAATGGTGGGAAAAAGCTGCTGAAAATGGGCAACCGCGGGGCTATACTAATATTGGTTTACTTTATATGCACGAATCTATCCCTGGTGGTGGTGAGGACTTTGGTGACATTGAGTATAATGCAAAAACAGCTATCAAATATTATAGGAAAGCTGCTAAAATGGATGATTTTAAAGCTTATCGCTATTTGGGGCTTGCTTATCAAGCCGGTGTAGGCGTAACACAAAATGACGAAAAAGCTTATGAGAATTTTAAAAAAGCGGCAGACCTTGGAGATAGCACGGGACAGCTTTATCAAGCAGATTATTTACTAGAAGGTAAAGGAACAACACAAGATGTAACAACTGCTATCAGTTTATATCAAGATTTGATAGACAATGAGGCTCACGATAAAGCTACAGCTGCGTATCAATTAGGTGCTATTTATCAAGAGGGAATTTATACAGCCGCAGACATCGAAAAAGCTAAGTCTTACTATCAACTTGCTTTAGATACTGCGACAGAGGAAAATAATACCGAATTAGTCACAAAAGCAAGCCAAGCATTAGAAGCACTTGGATAG
- a CDS encoding PTS transporter subunit EIIC, giving the protein MAKNQADLVRSIIENVGGKDNVISLTHCVTRLRFVLKDDHLANEKALTDLDEVMTVVQAGGQYQVVVGEKLVVPLYDLAMSQLQLASGDKEEPVAKESTGIVSKVMDSISGVLSPILMVLAAAGLVKGLMSFFSSLGWIDTDSGLYMILYALGDGFFYYFPILLGITAARKFKVNEFVGAAIGAALTYPTMVNLSSTADVLGTVFQGTSFEMSYYTTVFGIPVIMPGSGYTSSVIPIILAVLFAAKLDRSLRKALPDVLKNIVAPFVTLIVTVILTYLVIGPVATLISNSLAWLVSALYSIPYVGGAIAGAILGGGFGVLVMFGLHWAVLAIAISNIAVNGFDYIAVVTAVGPFVGMAQGLAICAKARSTKVRNLALPATISQICAVGEPLMYSILLPLKKEYAINIVCGAIGGVLLGISGAKAYLMGGQGLFGLANYIDPATGNMSDFYKVLICLAIAMVLTFIVEFIMYSDKRAEEALQ; this is encoded by the coding sequence ATGGCAAAAAATCAAGCAGATTTGGTTAGAAGCATTATTGAAAACGTCGGTGGTAAAGATAATGTGATATCATTGACGCATTGTGTTACACGGTTACGGTTTGTGTTAAAAGATGACCATTTAGCTAATGAAAAAGCGTTAACTGATTTGGATGAAGTCATGACGGTTGTTCAAGCTGGCGGGCAATACCAAGTGGTTGTCGGTGAAAAATTGGTGGTTCCTCTTTATGATTTGGCAATGAGCCAGCTCCAATTGGCTAGCGGCGACAAAGAAGAGCCAGTAGCTAAAGAATCGACAGGCATTGTCTCAAAAGTTATGGATTCCATTTCTGGTGTTTTATCTCCAATTTTAATGGTTTTGGCAGCAGCAGGGCTTGTCAAAGGGCTAATGTCCTTCTTCTCATCATTGGGGTGGATTGATACCGATAGTGGATTGTACATGATTTTGTACGCACTTGGTGATGGCTTTTTCTATTACTTCCCAATCTTACTAGGAATTACAGCTGCTCGTAAATTCAAAGTCAATGAATTTGTCGGTGCTGCTATTGGTGCCGCTTTGACTTACCCAACAATGGTTAACCTTAGCTCAACAGCAGATGTTTTAGGAACGGTGTTCCAAGGAACGTCGTTTGAAATGAGTTACTACACGACTGTATTTGGCATTCCTGTCATCATGCCTGGTAGTGGCTACACGTCAAGTGTTATTCCGATTATTTTAGCCGTTTTATTTGCTGCGAAGTTGGATAGAAGTTTGCGCAAAGCATTGCCTGATGTGCTGAAAAATATTGTTGCACCGTTTGTAACATTGATTGTAACCGTCATTTTGACTTATCTAGTTATCGGACCAGTTGCTACGCTTATTTCAAATAGCCTTGCTTGGTTGGTTTCTGCTTTGTATAGTATTCCTTATGTTGGTGGAGCCATTGCTGGCGCTATTCTCGGTGGAGGTTTTGGTGTTCTGGTTATGTTCGGACTTCATTGGGCGGTTCTTGCTATCGCGATTTCTAATATTGCGGTCAATGGATTTGACTACATTGCCGTTGTTACAGCAGTTGGTCCATTTGTCGGTATGGCTCAAGGGCTTGCTATCTGTGCTAAAGCACGCAGTACAAAAGTTCGAAACCTCGCTTTACCAGCAACCATTTCACAAATTTGTGCCGTTGGTGAACCATTGATGTACTCAATCCTCTTGCCATTGAAGAAAGAATATGCCATTAACATTGTTTGTGGTGCGATTGGTGGTGTCTTACTTGGTATTTCAGGCGCGAAAGCTTACCTCATGGGTGGACAAGGTCTCTTTGGCTTAGCCAATTATATTGACCCTGCCACTGGCAATATGAGTGATTTCTATAAAGTCCTCATCTGCCTTGCTATCGCCATGGTATTAACCTTTATCGTCGAATTTATCATGTATAGCGACAAACGTGCCGAAGAAGCTTTGCAATAA
- a CDS encoding PRD domain-containing protein: MRVVKKINNNVAECLDNNGKSLVAFGRGIGFPKTPYELGDLSKIDMTFYKLDPHFQLLLDEIPEDLMLLSVEIVQNAQKELSGKLNPTLIFSLADHIQFAIRRLKEFKEMKILFSQDVAQLYPKETKLAEDALVLINTSLGVNLPHSEVTSIAMHFINSQAEFDIDNESQAIEELIEIMTQMIENQLAIRIEREEFNYQRFQAHVRYYLKRLRENESFINGNETILQSLKESQPHIYQVAVVIMDYIHQSMGYSQSDDELLYLMIHINRLYEKNSGEK, from the coding sequence ATGAGAGTTGTGAAGAAAATCAATAATAATGTGGCAGAATGTCTTGACAATAATGGTAAATCGTTGGTCGCCTTTGGACGTGGTATTGGTTTTCCAAAGACGCCTTATGAGCTAGGGGATCTTTCAAAAATTGATATGACATTTTATAAATTAGATCCTCATTTTCAATTACTTTTGGATGAAATTCCAGAAGATTTGATGTTGCTTAGTGTGGAAATCGTGCAAAATGCGCAGAAGGAGTTGTCTGGAAAACTCAATCCGACTTTGATATTTAGCTTGGCAGACCACATCCAATTTGCTATTCGTCGATTGAAAGAATTTAAGGAAATGAAAATTCTTTTTTCACAGGATGTTGCTCAGCTCTATCCTAAGGAAACGAAATTAGCAGAAGATGCCTTGGTTTTGATAAATACTTCATTAGGTGTTAATCTCCCACACAGTGAAGTGACCAGTATTGCCATGCATTTTATCAATAGCCAAGCCGAATTTGACATTGACAACGAAAGTCAGGCTATCGAAGAATTGATTGAGATTATGACACAGATGATTGAAAACCAATTAGCAATTCGTATTGAGCGTGAAGAATTTAATTACCAAAGGTTTCAAGCACATGTTCGTTATTATCTGAAACGACTACGTGAAAATGAATCATTTATTAATGGGAATGAGACTATTTTACAAAGTCTCAAAGAAAGTCAACCTCATATCTATCAAGTTGCAGTCGTTATCATGGATTATATTCATCAAAGTATGGGATATAGTCAATCTGATGACGAGTTACTTTACCTGATGATACACATCAACAGGTTGTATGAAAAAAATAGCGGAGAAAAATAG
- a CDS encoding PTS transporter subunit EIIC — MVDNNKVIAEKVLAAVGGKENVMSATHCMTRLRLNLKDTSVPKKDEVTSIPGVLAVVESGGQYQVVIGQNVAKVYPEFAKLAGVTLEKQVDENLDKPKEKLTLKGVGMAILNYMSGSMTPLIPAMIAAAMFKTIQVVIGPDLLGLVSEKSDMYVLCDIMYSAFFYFLPIFLGFTAAKKLGVSQVMGIMLGAMLLVPDFVALDGQKFTIYGFLTTTAHDYSQTVLPVIISIWVMSYVEHFFKKIIPDVLSTIFVPFLTIFVMVPITFVVLAPIGNLGGELIGNGLIAFGNVGGFLAIAVVAALWEFLVMSGMHQVLIVFGITAMMQNGYDSFVLTAGGYATWAAFGMAFGAFLRFREKDAKALAFGYFVSAIIGGVTEPVLYGIGLRYKRPFLALAAGGFCGGLYAGLTHVGTYVMGATNFLAVLGYVGGGTVNMINGCIAATIAFAVTAVLTYLFGFNKTESVLQRN, encoded by the coding sequence ATGGTCGATAATAACAAAGTTATCGCAGAAAAAGTGCTTGCTGCGGTTGGTGGTAAGGAAAATGTGATGAGTGCAACACATTGTATGACACGTTTGCGTTTGAATTTAAAGGATACTTCCGTTCCTAAAAAAGACGAGGTAACCAGTATCCCAGGTGTTCTTGCTGTTGTTGAGTCTGGTGGACAGTACCAAGTTGTCATTGGGCAAAATGTTGCAAAAGTTTACCCTGAGTTTGCTAAATTAGCAGGGGTCACATTGGAAAAACAAGTTGACGAGAATCTGGATAAACCAAAAGAAAAATTAACATTAAAAGGTGTGGGAATGGCAATCCTTAATTATATGTCAGGCTCAATGACACCTTTAATCCCAGCTATGATTGCTGCGGCAATGTTTAAAACGATTCAAGTCGTTATTGGACCAGATTTACTTGGATTGGTTTCTGAAAAGAGCGATATGTATGTTTTATGTGATATTATGTATAGTGCTTTTTTCTACTTCTTGCCAATTTTTCTTGGTTTTACTGCTGCTAAAAAACTTGGTGTGAGTCAGGTCATGGGGATAATGTTAGGGGCGATGTTGCTAGTGCCTGACTTTGTTGCTTTGGACGGTCAAAAATTTACCATTTATGGTTTTCTAACAACAACTGCTCATGATTATTCGCAAACGGTTTTACCTGTTATTATTTCTATTTGGGTAATGAGTTATGTTGAACATTTTTTCAAAAAAATAATTCCTGATGTTTTATCAACGATTTTCGTGCCATTTCTAACGATTTTTGTTATGGTTCCTATTACCTTTGTTGTTTTGGCTCCAATTGGTAATCTTGGTGGTGAATTAATTGGGAATGGCTTGATTGCTTTTGGTAATGTTGGTGGCTTTCTTGCGATTGCTGTCGTTGCAGCCTTGTGGGAATTCCTTGTTATGTCAGGAATGCACCAAGTTTTGATTGTTTTTGGGATTACTGCTATGATGCAAAATGGTTATGATAGTTTTGTTTTGACAGCAGGTGGTTATGCAACTTGGGCAGCATTTGGCATGGCTTTTGGAGCATTTCTGCGTTTTCGTGAAAAAGATGCTAAGGCTTTGGCGTTTGGTTATTTTGTTTCAGCGATTATAGGTGGAGTAACCGAACCAGTTCTTTACGGTATTGGACTTCGCTATAAACGTCCTTTTCTTGCCCTTGCAGCAGGTGGCTTCTGTGGTGGACTTTACGCAGGGTTAACCCATGTTGGAACTTATGTTATGGGAGCTACGAATTTTCTAGCTGTTCTTGGCTATGTTGGTGGTGGAACAGTGAACATGATAAATGGCTGTATTGCGGCAACGATTGCTTTTGCTGTAACTGCTGTTTTAACGTATCTTTTCGGTTTTAACAAAACAGAAAGTGTTTTGCAAAGAAATTAG